The following are encoded in a window of Pelecanus crispus isolate bPelCri1 chromosome 6, bPelCri1.pri, whole genome shotgun sequence genomic DNA:
- the SIRT3 gene encoding NAD-dependent protein deacetylase sirtuin-3, mitochondrial — protein sequence MERGARRGAAAGGGVLAAAWRSLWERGPRDGSGGACPGGLARFSLCSGDSKGAAGPGARRIQATRPFSLSAAARAILGMGRWGDDGGKQKLTLRDVAELIRKKECRRVVVMAGAGISTPSGIPDFRSPGSGLYSNLEQYNIPYPEAIFELMYFSINPKPFFTLAKELYPGNYRPNYAHYFLRLLHDKGLLLRLYTQNIDGLERVAGIPPDRLVEAHGTFATATCTVCRRKFPGEDFRGDVMADKVPHCPVCTGVIKPDIVFFGEELPQRFFLHVTDFPMADLLFVIGTSLEVEPFASLAGAVRSSVPRVLINRDLVGPFAWQQRYNDVAQLGDVVSGVEKLVELLDWNEEMQTLIQKEKEKLDAKDK from the exons atggagcggggggcgcggcgcggagcggcggcgggcggcggggtcCTGGCGGCGG CATGGAGGAGCCTGTGGGAGCGcggccccagggacggcagcggcggcgctTGCCCGGGGGGCCTGGCCCGGTTCTCTCTTTGctctggggacagcaaaggcgCGGCCGGCCCCGGAGCACGGAG GATCCAAGCGACCAGGCCCTTCTCtctgtctgctgctgccagagccatTTTAGGAATGGGCAGATGGGGAGATGATGGCGGGAAGCAGAAGCTCACCCTGCGGGATGTGGCAGAGCTAATTCGGAAGAAGGAGTGTCGCCGAGTGGTGGTGATGGCTGGTGCTGGGATTAGCACCCCCAGTGGCATCCCGGATTTTAG GTCCCCGGGGAGCGGCCTCTACAGTAACCTGGAGCAGTACAACATCCCTTACCCAGAAGCCATCTTCGAACTGATGTATTTCTCTATCAACCCTAAGCCCTTTTTCACTTTGGCCAAGGAGCTCTACCCAGGCAACTACAGACCCAACTACGCCCATTATTTCCTGAGACTCCTGCACGACAAAGGGCTCCTCCTGCGCCTCTATACCCAGAATATTGACGGGCTGGAGAGAG TTGCTGGGATCCCTCCCGATAGACTGGTGGAAGCCCACGGCACCTTTGCCACTGCCACCTGTACGGTCTGTCGAAGGAAGTTCCCAGGAGAGGACTTCAGG GGCGACGTCATGGCAGACAAGGTCCCTCACTGTCCCGTCTGCACTGGAGTCATCAAGCCTGACATTGTGTTCTTCGGCGAGGAGCTCCCGCAGCGCTTCTTCCTGCACGTGACAGACTTCCCCATGGCAGACCTGCTTTTTGTCATCGGAACATCCCTGGAG GTGGAGCCCTTTGccagcctggcaggagctgttCGCAGCTCCGTTCCCCGAGTCCTGATCAACCGAGATCTCGTAGGACCCTTCGCCTGGCAGCAACGCTACAATGACGTAGCCCAGCTGGGGGACGTGGTCAGTGGAGTCGAGAAGCTGGTGGAGCTGCTGGACTGGAATGAAGAGATGCAAACGctaattcagaaggaaaaagaaaag
- the PSMD13 gene encoding 26S proteasome non-ATPase regulatory subunit 13 isoform X1, with the protein MKDVPGFLQQSQSSGPGQAAVWHRLEELYNKKLWHQLTLQVLDFVQDPCFAQGDGLIKLYENFISEFEHRVNPLSLVEIILHVVRQMTDPNVALTFLEKTREKVKSSDEAVILCKTAIGALKLNIGDLQVTKETIEEVEEMLNNLPGVTSVHSRFYDLSSKYYQTIGNHASYYKDALRFLGCIDVKDLPVSEQQERAFTLGLAGLLGEGVYNFGELLMHPVLESLRNTDRQWLIDTLYAFNSGNVETFQALKSAWGQQPDLAANEALLLQKIQLLCLMEMTFTRPANHRQLTFEEIAKSAKVTVNEVELLVMKALSVGLVKGSIDEVDKRVHMTWVQPRVLDLQQIKGMKDRLEFWCTDVRSMEMLVEHQAHDILT; encoded by the exons atgAAGGACGTGCCGGGcttcctgcagcagagccagagctCGGGCCCGGGGCAGGCCGCCGTGTGGCACCGCCTGGAAGAGCTCTACAACAAGAA ACTCTGGCACCAGCTGACTCTGCAAGTTTTGGACTTTGTTCAGGACCCTTGCTTTGCCCAAGGAGATGGACTCATCAAG CTGTACGAGAACTTCATCAGTGAGTTTGAACACAG GGTGAACCCCTTGTCCCTGGTAGAGATCATTCTTCATGTAGTCAGACAGATGACAG ATCCCAATGTGGCCCTTACTTTTCTGGAAAAGACTcgagaaaag GTAAAAAGCAGCGATGAAGCTGTCATTTTGTGTAAAACAGCCATTGGGGCGCTCAAGCTGAACATCGGAGACCTGCAGGTCACCAAG GAGACCATTGAGGAGGTTGAGGAGATGCTGAACAATCTCCCTGGGGTGACTTCAGTTCACAGCCGCTTCTATGATCTCTCCAGCAAGTACTACCAGACGATTGGGAACCATGCCTCTTACTATAAGGACGCTCTGCGGTTTCTGGGATGCATTGATGTTAAAGATCTGCCGG tatcagagcagcaggagagagccTTTACCCTGGGACTGGCAGGGCTCTTGGGAGAAGGCGTTTATAACTTTGGGGAGCTG ctcaTGCACCCTGTTCTGGAGTCCCTGAGAAACACGGATCGGCAGTGGCTGATTGACACGCTTTATGCCTTCAACAGTGGTAATGTAGAGACATTTCAGGCTTTGAAGTCAGCGTGGGGTCAGCAG CCAGATCTGGCTGCAAATGAAGCACTCCTGCTGCAAAAGATTCAACTGTTATGTCTTATGGAG ATGACTTTCACCCGACCGGCCAATCACAGACAGCTCACTTTTGAAGAGATTGCTAAGAGTGCCAAAGTCACTGTGAATGAG gtggaACTGCTGGTGATGAAGGCTCTCTCAGTAGGCTTGGTAAAGGGCAGTATTGATGAAGTGGATAAGAGGGTGCACATGACGTGGGTACAACCACGTGTGTTGGATTTACAACAG ATCAAAGGAATGAAAGACCGCCTGGAGTTCTGGTGCACAGATGTGAGGAGCATGGAGATGTTGGTGGAGCACCAAGCTCATGACATCCTAACATAG
- the PSMD13 gene encoding 26S proteasome non-ATPase regulatory subunit 13 isoform X3, translated as MKDVPGFLQQSQSSGPGQAAVWHRLEELYNKKLWHQLTLQVLDFVQDPCFAQGDGLIKLYENFISEFEHRVNPLSLVEIILHVVRQMTDPNVALTFLEKTREKVKSSDEAVILCKTAIGALKLNIGDLQVTKETIEEVEEMLNNLPGVTSVHSRFYDLSSKYYQTIGNHASYYKDALRFLGCIDVKDLPVSEQQERAFTLGLAGLLGEGVYNFGELLMHPVLESLRNTDRQWLIDTLYAFNSGNVETFQALKSAWGQQPDLAANEALLLQKIQLLCLMEMTFTRPANHRQLTFEEIAKSAKVTVNELTSFSTRMWLKVLLRTLLKERYRAPTALSLTAEQVI; from the exons atgAAGGACGTGCCGGGcttcctgcagcagagccagagctCGGGCCCGGGGCAGGCCGCCGTGTGGCACCGCCTGGAAGAGCTCTACAACAAGAA ACTCTGGCACCAGCTGACTCTGCAAGTTTTGGACTTTGTTCAGGACCCTTGCTTTGCCCAAGGAGATGGACTCATCAAG CTGTACGAGAACTTCATCAGTGAGTTTGAACACAG GGTGAACCCCTTGTCCCTGGTAGAGATCATTCTTCATGTAGTCAGACAGATGACAG ATCCCAATGTGGCCCTTACTTTTCTGGAAAAGACTcgagaaaag GTAAAAAGCAGCGATGAAGCTGTCATTTTGTGTAAAACAGCCATTGGGGCGCTCAAGCTGAACATCGGAGACCTGCAGGTCACCAAG GAGACCATTGAGGAGGTTGAGGAGATGCTGAACAATCTCCCTGGGGTGACTTCAGTTCACAGCCGCTTCTATGATCTCTCCAGCAAGTACTACCAGACGATTGGGAACCATGCCTCTTACTATAAGGACGCTCTGCGGTTTCTGGGATGCATTGATGTTAAAGATCTGCCGG tatcagagcagcaggagagagccTTTACCCTGGGACTGGCAGGGCTCTTGGGAGAAGGCGTTTATAACTTTGGGGAGCTG ctcaTGCACCCTGTTCTGGAGTCCCTGAGAAACACGGATCGGCAGTGGCTGATTGACACGCTTTATGCCTTCAACAGTGGTAATGTAGAGACATTTCAGGCTTTGAAGTCAGCGTGGGGTCAGCAG CCAGATCTGGCTGCAAATGAAGCACTCCTGCTGCAAAAGATTCAACTGTTATGTCTTATGGAG ATGACTTTCACCCGACCGGCCAATCACAGACAGCTCACTTTTGAAGAGATTGCTAAGAGTGCCAAAGTCACTGTGAATGAG CTTACCAGCTTCTCAACAAGGATGTGGTTGAAGGTCTTGCTGAGAACTTTGCTAAAAGAAAGGTACAGGGCACCTACAGCACTCTCTTTGACTGCTGAGCaagttatttaa
- the PSMD13 gene encoding 26S proteasome non-ATPase regulatory subunit 13 isoform X2: MKDVPGFLQQSQSSGPGQAAVWHRLEELYNKKLWHQLTLQVLDFVQDPCFAQGDGLIKLYENFISEFEHRVNPLSLVEIILHVVRQMTDPNVALTFLEKTREKVKSSDEAVILCKTAIGALKLNIGDLQVTKETIEEVEEMLNNLPGVTSVHSRFYDLSSKYYQTIGNHASYYKDALRFLGCIDVKDLPVSEQQERAFTLGLAGLLGEGVYNFGELLMHPVLESLRNTDRQWLIDTLYAFNSGNVETFQALKSAWGQQPDLAANEALLLQKIQLLCLMEMTFTRPANHRQLTFEEIAKSAKVTVNEMESLLKQILPVVSCFFTMHPCENSTSYLPRHCLLGAGRL, translated from the exons atgAAGGACGTGCCGGGcttcctgcagcagagccagagctCGGGCCCGGGGCAGGCCGCCGTGTGGCACCGCCTGGAAGAGCTCTACAACAAGAA ACTCTGGCACCAGCTGACTCTGCAAGTTTTGGACTTTGTTCAGGACCCTTGCTTTGCCCAAGGAGATGGACTCATCAAG CTGTACGAGAACTTCATCAGTGAGTTTGAACACAG GGTGAACCCCTTGTCCCTGGTAGAGATCATTCTTCATGTAGTCAGACAGATGACAG ATCCCAATGTGGCCCTTACTTTTCTGGAAAAGACTcgagaaaag GTAAAAAGCAGCGATGAAGCTGTCATTTTGTGTAAAACAGCCATTGGGGCGCTCAAGCTGAACATCGGAGACCTGCAGGTCACCAAG GAGACCATTGAGGAGGTTGAGGAGATGCTGAACAATCTCCCTGGGGTGACTTCAGTTCACAGCCGCTTCTATGATCTCTCCAGCAAGTACTACCAGACGATTGGGAACCATGCCTCTTACTATAAGGACGCTCTGCGGTTTCTGGGATGCATTGATGTTAAAGATCTGCCGG tatcagagcagcaggagagagccTTTACCCTGGGACTGGCAGGGCTCTTGGGAGAAGGCGTTTATAACTTTGGGGAGCTG ctcaTGCACCCTGTTCTGGAGTCCCTGAGAAACACGGATCGGCAGTGGCTGATTGACACGCTTTATGCCTTCAACAGTGGTAATGTAGAGACATTTCAGGCTTTGAAGTCAGCGTGGGGTCAGCAG CCAGATCTGGCTGCAAATGAAGCACTCCTGCTGCAAAAGATTCAACTGTTATGTCTTATGGAG ATGACTTTCACCCGACCGGCCAATCACAGACAGCTCACTTTTGAAGAGATTGCTAAGAGTGCCAAAGTCACTGTGAATGAG ATGGAATCCCTGCTGAAGCAAATCCTGCCTGTGGTCTCTTGTTTTTTCACCATGCACCCCTGTGAAAATAGTACCTCTTACCTTCCGCGTCACTGCCTTTTAGGTGCAGGAAGACTGTGA